The Acidaminococcus fermentans DSM 20731 sequence AGGGTCTTCTGCCCCATCCGTGCCGCTGCCAGAGCCGCTTCGCATCCGGCATGGCCGGCTCCCACCACTACCACATCATAATGATCCACTACGATCATGCTTTTCCCCTCCGCTGTTACTTGCCCACACAGAACTGGGCAAAGATTTCATCGATGATTTCATCCGGCACGTCTTCCCCGGTGATTTCCCCCAGGTCATGGAGGGCCTGGGTCAGGTCTATGGTGAGACAGTCATAGGGCAGATGCTGCCGGGCCCCTGCCAGGGCATCCTCCAGGCTCTGAAGGGCCTTTTCCAGCAGGTTCTGCTGCCGGGCATTCTGGGTCATGCTGCTGCTTTCGCTGTCGGACCCTTCTCCGTAGACAAAATCCCGGAGCCACTGTTCCACCTGTTCCAGGCCCTTCCCTTCCTTCACGGAAAGGACCAGCACATCTTTTTCTCCATAGGTTTTCCGGAGCCCCTCCACATCCAGGGCCAGGGGCAGATCCGCCTTGTTCACCAGGATCAGTTTTTTCCGGTCCCGGAGACTTTCCAGCAGCTGCCGGTCTTCCGGATCCAGGGGCTGGGAGCCGTCCAGCACCACCAGGGCCAGCTGGGCATCCTCCAGGGCCGCCCGGGACCGTTCCACCCCGATCTTTTCCACCAGGTCGCTGGTATCCCGGAGCCCGGCGGTATCCGTGAGCACCAGAGGGATCCCGCCGATGGTCATCTGTTCCTCAATGATGTCCCGGGTGGTGCCGGGGATATTGGACACAATGGCCCGGTCCGCCTGGAGCAGGCTGTTCAGCAGGCTGGATTTCCCCACATTGGGCCGGCCCACGATGGCCGTCCGCAGCCCTTCCCGGAGAATCCGGCCGGCAGTCCCCCGGCGCACCAGGGTTTCCACCGCCTTTTTCCCTTCTTCCAGGGTGGATACGGTACGGTCATAGGTGACTTCTTCAATATCGTCTTCCGGATAGTCGATGCAGGCCTCCAGCTGGACCACCAGGTCCCGAAGAGTTTTCCGCAGGGCTTTCACCTGCCGGGACAGTCCCCCTTCATGGCCCCGGTTGGCCGCTGCCAGGGCCTGCCGGCTCCGGGCATTGATGATGTCCATGACGCTTTCCGCTTCCGCCAGGTCCAGACGGCCGTTCAGGAAGGCCCGTTTGGTGAATTCCCCCGGTTCCGCCGGCCGCGCCCCGGCCTGGAAGGTCAGTCTCAGGATTTCCTGGAGGGCTTCCCGGCCCCCGTGGCACTGGATCTCACAAACATCTTCTCCCGTATAGGAATGGGGTCCCGGCATGTACACCGCCAGCACCTCATCCACCACCTGGCCTTTCCCGTCCAGGATATGGCCGTACAGCAGCTTCCGGGCATTTTCCCTTCCAGGCTGTTCCCGCCCGGCAAAGAACCGGCGGACAATGGCAAGGCTGTCCGGTCCGCTGACCCGGATCACCCCAATGGAACCCACGCCCAGAGCAGTGGCAATGGCACTGATTGTATCATCCATCATTCGTTTCCTCCAAAAGAAAAAGAGGGGCTGTTGCAGCGCAACAGCCCCGTCAACGGTCAGCTGTCAACGGTCAACTGCCGAAGGAAGCCAGCACAGCTGGCTTTGAACATCGTCAAAACAACTTGAGCAACCAACTTTTTTCCCATGCAAACTCAATTTGAGAAAATTGATTTCCGACGGCCGCTGGCCGCTGACTGTTGACCGCTGACAAAAAAGGTCCTTATTTCAGATCGATGACCACTTTGCGGTAGGGTTCTTCTCCTTCGCTGTAGGTGGTTACCGCCGGATCGTACTGCAGACTCATGTGTACGATCTTCCGTTCATAGGGATTCATGGGTTCCAGCATGGCCTTCTTCCGGGTCCGTTTCACCCGGTCCGCCAGATTTTTGGCCAGCCGTTCCAGGGTTTCCCGCCGGCGTTCCCGGTAGTTCTCCGCATCCAGGATGATCCGGTGCCAGTTTCTGTGGCCCTTGTTCCCGGCCAGATTGGTCAGGTACTGGAGGGCATCCAGGGTCTGGCCGTGTTTTCCGATCAGGACACCGATGCCGTCCCCATGGATTTTCAGGATGATTTCCTCATCCTTCCGACTGATGAATTTTTCGATGAGCAGGTCCATGCCCATGGCACGGAAGACTTCTTCCAGGAAAGTCTTGGCCGCGGCGGCCACAGCCTGCCGTTCCGCATCCCGGTCTGCCGGTGCTTTGATTTCCTGTACCGGTTCTTCCGGAACCTCTCCCTTTGCCGGTTCAGGCTTTTCTTCCGGGATTTCCGCCACCGGTTCCGGAACGGAAGGTTCCTCTGCCGGGACTTCCTTCACCGTTACCCGCACTTTGGCATCCCGGCCTCCGAACAGGCCCAGGATCGAACTTTTGGATTCCTCCAGGACTTCCACGTCCACCTGATCCCGGCTGACACCCAGCACTGCCAGTGCCGCCTTCACTGCGTCTTCGACGGTTTTGCCCGTCTTTTCCACCATGTTCATCTTCAAGCCTCCTTACAGGCCCTCAGGCACTTGTTTTGTCTTCTTATTTCTTCCGGTCCAGCAGGAACTGCTGTCCGATCTGCATAATGTTCATGACTACCCAGTACAGTACCAGCCCGGCCGGGAACTTCAAGCTGATGTACCCGATGAACAGGGGCATGAAGTACAGCATGATCTTCCCCTGGGGATTGTCAGAGGGGGGCATGGTCTGTTTGGACTGGATAAAGGTGGTCAGAGCGGACAGGATGGGCAGGATGTAGTAGGGATCCGGATCGGCAATGCTCTGC is a genomic window containing:
- the jag gene encoding RNA-binding cell elongation regulator Jag/EloR; this encodes MNMVEKTGKTVEDAVKAALAVLGVSRDQVDVEVLEESKSSILGLFGGRDAKVRVTVKEVPAEEPSVPEPVAEIPEEKPEPAKGEVPEEPVQEIKAPADRDAERQAVAAAAKTFLEEVFRAMGMDLLIEKFISRKDEEIILKIHGDGIGVLIGKHGQTLDALQYLTNLAGNKGHRNWHRIILDAENYRERRRETLERLAKNLADRVKRTRKKAMLEPMNPYERKIVHMSLQYDPAVTTYSEGEEPYRKVVIDLK
- the mnmE gene encoding tRNA uridine-5-carboxymethylaminomethyl(34) synthesis GTPase MnmE, which encodes MMDDTISAIATALGVGSIGVIRVSGPDSLAIVRRFFAGREQPGRENARKLLYGHILDGKGQVVDEVLAVYMPGPHSYTGEDVCEIQCHGGREALQEILRLTFQAGARPAEPGEFTKRAFLNGRLDLAEAESVMDIINARSRQALAAANRGHEGGLSRQVKALRKTLRDLVVQLEACIDYPEDDIEEVTYDRTVSTLEEGKKAVETLVRRGTAGRILREGLRTAIVGRPNVGKSSLLNSLLQADRAIVSNIPGTTRDIIEEQMTIGGIPLVLTDTAGLRDTSDLVEKIGVERSRAALEDAQLALVVLDGSQPLDPEDRQLLESLRDRKKLILVNKADLPLALDVEGLRKTYGEKDVLVLSVKEGKGLEQVEQWLRDFVYGEGSDSESSSMTQNARQQNLLEKALQSLEDALAGARQHLPYDCLTIDLTQALHDLGEITGEDVPDEIIDEIFAQFCVGK